The following proteins come from a genomic window of Geomonas sp. RF6:
- the fmt gene encoding methionyl-tRNA formyltransferase: MTGLRIIFMGTPGFACPTLQKLIDRGENVVAVVTQPDRPKGRGQQTLPPPVKVLAEGAGIPVLQPVKVRHPEAIEEIRTLAPDLIVVVAFGQILPKALLDIPRYGCINVHASLLPRYRGAAPLNWVIVNGEQETGVTTMLMDVGLDTGDMLLKKTTPIDPDEDTQSLHDRLAQIGADALAETLDALVQEELQPEPQCDDLSCYAPILKKEDGLIDWSRDAVAVKNLVRGMTPWPGAYSYLGDKLLKVYRVRTSSEGGEPGVVLCAGRDGITVACGSGSVVIEELQLEGKKRLDAAQFLAGCKMEPGVRLERKEVAA; the protein is encoded by the coding sequence ATGACAGGACTTCGTATCATCTTCATGGGAACCCCCGGTTTCGCTTGTCCCACGTTGCAAAAGCTGATCGACCGCGGCGAGAACGTCGTCGCGGTGGTGACCCAGCCGGACCGCCCGAAGGGGAGGGGGCAGCAGACCCTCCCGCCGCCGGTGAAGGTCCTTGCCGAAGGGGCTGGTATCCCTGTCCTGCAGCCGGTGAAGGTGCGCCACCCCGAGGCGATAGAGGAGATCCGGACTCTCGCCCCCGATCTGATCGTGGTGGTGGCCTTCGGGCAGATCCTGCCAAAGGCGCTTCTCGACATCCCCCGCTACGGCTGCATCAACGTCCACGCCTCACTCCTCCCGCGCTACCGCGGCGCCGCGCCGCTTAACTGGGTCATCGTGAACGGCGAGCAGGAGACCGGTGTCACCACCATGCTCATGGACGTGGGGCTCGATACCGGGGACATGCTCCTCAAGAAGACCACCCCGATCGACCCGGACGAGGATACCCAGAGCCTGCACGATCGGCTGGCGCAGATCGGCGCCGACGCCCTCGCGGAGACTCTGGATGCCCTGGTTCAGGAGGAGCTGCAGCCGGAGCCGCAGTGCGACGACCTGTCGTGCTACGCGCCGATCCTCAAGAAGGAGGACGGCCTCATCGACTGGAGCAGGGACGCGGTTGCGGTGAAGAACCTGGTGCGCGGCATGACTCCGTGGCCCGGCGCCTACAGCTATCTCGGCGACAAGCTCCTGAAGGTGTACCGGGTGCGGACCTCCAGCGAGGGGGGAGAGCCGGGGGTTGTCCTTTGCGCGGGGCGCGACGGGATCACGGTCGCCTGCGGCAGCGGGAGCGTCGTTATCGAAGAGCTGCAGCTTGAAGGGAAGAAGCGGCTCGACGCGGCGCAATTTTTGGCCGGCTGCAAGATGGAGCCGGGTGTACGACTTGAACGGAAAGAGGTAGCAGCTTGA
- the def gene encoding peptide deformylase: MIRTILTYPDPELKKLSHPVTVINDKIRELVRDMAETMYAAPGVGLAAPQIGVHQRVVVIDISGQDEPSDLIVAINPVIVHAEGESYEEEGCLSVPKYAANVRRHARVVAKALNLEGEEVTYRADGLLAIAFQHEIDHLDGVLFVDHLSPLKRSMFRKRQSRLLEDKEVE; the protein is encoded by the coding sequence ATGATACGCACTATTCTTACCTATCCCGACCCGGAGCTGAAAAAGCTGTCGCATCCGGTAACGGTGATAAATGACAAGATAAGGGAACTGGTCCGCGACATGGCTGAGACCATGTACGCTGCCCCCGGGGTCGGCCTCGCCGCACCGCAGATCGGGGTGCACCAGCGCGTCGTGGTGATCGACATCTCTGGGCAGGACGAGCCTTCGGACCTGATAGTGGCCATCAATCCGGTCATAGTCCACGCCGAAGGTGAGTCGTACGAAGAGGAAGGGTGCCTTTCGGTGCCGAAGTACGCAGCGAACGTGCGCAGGCATGCCCGCGTCGTGGCGAAGGCCCTCAACCTGGAAGGGGAAGAGGTCACCTACCGCGCCGACGGCCTCCTGGCGATCGCCTTCCAGCACGAGATCGACCATCTGGACGGTGTCCTCTTTGTGGATCACCTCTCCCCTCTGAAGCGCAGCATGTTCCGCAAGCGGCAGTCCCGCCTCCTCGAAGATAAGGAAGTCGAATGA
- a CDS encoding LexA family protein, with the protein MSETGRGKELGARLRSARLALGLTQKEFAASLGIVQGFLSGIECGKKYPSDTLLIALTHCYGINAGWLSDGSGEMFSGRAPAPRHKGIAPLLHTIPEEFPPAAAGAEYVTLPNLPDGCYAIVCYGDFMAPTIRDGDLVIFAPEGEKKSGDILLVNNRWGEPILRRFRVKGEQVYLAPDNPSYAPFIPDAGTRTIGVVVEVWRKVRI; encoded by the coding sequence ATGAGCGAAACAGGAAGAGGCAAGGAACTCGGAGCACGCCTGCGCAGCGCGCGGCTCGCCCTGGGGCTGACCCAGAAGGAGTTCGCAGCTTCGCTCGGCATCGTACAGGGGTTTTTGAGCGGCATAGAATGCGGCAAGAAATACCCTTCCGATACCCTCCTCATTGCGCTCACCCACTGCTACGGCATCAATGCCGGGTGGCTGTCGGACGGGTCCGGGGAGATGTTTTCCGGTCGCGCGCCCGCCCCGCGGCACAAGGGGATAGCGCCGCTGCTGCACACCATACCGGAGGAGTTCCCCCCGGCAGCGGCGGGTGCTGAGTACGTCACCCTCCCCAACCTTCCCGACGGGTGCTATGCCATCGTATGCTACGGCGACTTTATGGCGCCGACCATCCGGGATGGGGATCTCGTCATCTTCGCCCCGGAAGGGGAAAAGAAGAGCGGCGACATCCTCCTTGTCAACAATCGCTGGGGGGAGCCGATCCTGCGCAGGTTCCGGGTGAAGGGGGAGCAGGTGTACCTGGCACCGGACAACCCCTCCTATGCCCCTTTCATCCCCGACGCCGGCACCCGCACCATAGGCGTGGTCGTGGAGGTATGGCGCAAGGTGCGAATCTGA
- a CDS encoding GGDEF domain-containing protein yields the protein MPYVLVKRLSVLVLPCLLLCLAFAALQRVPLLPAPQRELAFQAPYLAIAAGLALSLSFKRGRVFFSLLVLAFFYLLWRNTLQPDLMQYGARTLYIGVCILIPLDFALFCFMRERGIFTHAGKLRLAFLIAQVVALFWVARFRQDYAAIPDLLARPIFAGLGHLTLPQSGFFSFLIAGFLVSIRAVKRRYPIDAALLGALIATAIACDRIGTPYTPALFVAAAAILLSVAVLQDSHSMAFSDDLTGLPSRRALNEHTMGLGRKYTVAMLDVDHFKRFNDTYGHDVGDQVLRMVGAKLLTVKGGGKPYRYGGEEFTILFPGKEVKEVTPHLEELRQAIGSYQLRLRSTERPKEQSQGVAQRKSSGGGSGGKTVSVTISIGVASSALDVRSAAEVLKAADKALYRAKQKGRNQLST from the coding sequence TTGCCGTATGTTCTCGTTAAAAGATTGAGCGTCCTGGTGCTCCCCTGTCTCCTGTTGTGCCTCGCTTTTGCCGCGCTGCAGAGGGTTCCGCTTCTTCCCGCTCCACAGAGGGAACTTGCCTTCCAGGCCCCCTATCTCGCCATCGCCGCCGGACTCGCCCTCAGTCTTTCCTTCAAGCGCGGCCGCGTCTTCTTCTCCCTCCTTGTGCTTGCCTTCTTTTACCTCCTCTGGCGCAACACCTTGCAGCCCGATCTCATGCAATACGGGGCGCGCACGCTCTATATCGGCGTCTGTATCCTCATCCCGCTCGACTTCGCGCTCTTTTGTTTCATGCGGGAGCGCGGCATCTTCACCCATGCAGGGAAACTGCGCCTCGCCTTTCTGATTGCGCAGGTGGTGGCGCTTTTTTGGGTAGCGAGGTTTCGTCAGGACTATGCTGCGATTCCCGATCTCCTGGCGCGTCCGATCTTCGCGGGGCTCGGTCACCTCACGCTGCCGCAGTCAGGTTTCTTCTCCTTTCTGATCGCAGGCTTTCTCGTCTCCATCCGCGCGGTGAAGAGGCGATACCCGATAGACGCCGCGCTTCTGGGGGCTCTCATCGCCACAGCCATCGCCTGCGACCGCATCGGCACCCCTTACACCCCCGCGCTCTTCGTCGCCGCAGCAGCGATTCTTCTGAGCGTCGCCGTTTTGCAGGATTCACACAGCATGGCCTTCAGCGACGACCTGACGGGGCTCCCGTCGCGACGGGCGCTGAACGAGCACACCATGGGGCTCGGGCGAAAGTACACGGTGGCGATGCTGGACGTCGACCATTTCAAGCGTTTCAACGATACGTACGGTCATGACGTGGGGGATCAGGTACTCAGGATGGTGGGGGCGAAGTTGCTGACGGTAAAGGGGGGTGGAAAGCCGTACCGGTACGGCGGGGAGGAGTTCACCATACTCTTCCCAGGGAAGGAAGTGAAGGAAGTCACCCCGCACCTGGAAGAGCTGCGTCAGGCGATCGGCTCGTACCAGTTGCGTCTGCGGAGCACGGAGCGGCCGAAAGAGCAGTCGCAGGGGGTGGCGCAGCGCAAGAGCTCCGGTGGGGGTAGTGGGGGGAAGACAGTATCGGTGACGATCAGCATAGGTGTGGCAAGTTCCGCCCTCGACGTGCGCAGCGCCGCCGAGGTGTTGAAAGCCGCGGACAAGGCGCTGTACCGCGCGAAGCAGAAAGGAAGAAACCAGCTCTCCACCTGA